The following are from one region of the Corylus avellana chromosome ca1, CavTom2PMs-1.0 genome:
- the LOC132181726 gene encoding pentatricopeptide repeat-containing protein At2g17140 has protein sequence MTDFFGPEKLTKLTRCMDQKSLSKLAKALFKNTNNPKLAWHLFKRILLASPTSSSSSHHALPLIPVIARILIHAQMHREIDSLPELLFASQPIETSHPCLVSLVQVLAKSGLVDEAVSQFKSLRTRFPEKLSSVFLYNLLLESSLRGDRVDFVTWLYRDMIVAGISPETYTFNLLIRALCDSGRLEEAREVFDRMPDKGCPPNEFSVGILVRGYCRAGLATQGLDLLNEIRGCNVLPNRVVYNTLISSFCREGRTDEAERLVEKMREDGLFPDVVTFNSRISALCKAGKILEASRIFRDMQIDEQLGLPRPNIITYNLMLEGFCKQGMLEEAKTLFESMQKVGDFVSLESYNIWLLGLARTGKLLDARLVLKEMVDKGIEPNIYSYNIVMDGLCKNGMLSDARMVMGLMISSGIIPDTVTYSTLLHGYCSKGKTSEANNILHEMISSGCFPNTYTCNILLHSLWKEGRTSEAEELLKKMNERRYGLDTVTCNIVIDGLCNSGKLDKAIEIVNGMWTHGSAALGNLGNSFIGLVDDSNKWKRCMPDLVTYSTIIGELCKAGRLDEAKKKFTEMVRKNLVPDSVIYDTFIHTFCKQGKLSSAFRVLKDMEIKGCNKTLQTYNSLILGFGSKNQIFEIYGLMDEMRERGVPPNVFTYNNIISCLCEGGKVKDATSLLDEMLQKGISPNISSFRILIKAFCKVCDFAVAKEIFEIALSICGNKEALYSLMFNELLAGGEVSEAKVLFQAALDRTFDVGNFGYKDLIDRLCKDEKLNDASGILQKMINIGYGFDPALFMPVIDGLGKRGNKLEADELEERMMEMASEGRVENKVYRNQKEIIQGKPNKYKRIDWQTILHRDDGSGIVLKALKRVQRGLDQGTISSLQPHKNEVLDYWDGGG, from the coding sequence CTCTGTTCAAGAACACCAACAATCCCAAGCTCGCATGGCACCTCTTCAAGCGCATTCTTCTCGCCTCACccacctcctcctcttcctctcaCCACGCTCTTCCACTCATACCCGTCATCGCTCGCATCCTTATTCATGCGCAAATGCACCGCGAAATCGATAGCCTTCCCGAGCTCCTCTTTGCCTCGCAGCCCATCGAAACTTCTCACCCTTGTCTCGTTTCCCTCGTCCAAGTCTTGGCCAAGTCGGGTCTCGTCGATGAGGCCGTTTCCCAATTCAAATCCCTCCGAACCCGGTTCCCGGAAAAGCTTTCTTCGGTATTTTTGTACAATTTGCTTCTTGAGTCCTCCTTAAGGGGAGACCGTGTAGATTTTGTGACATGGTTGTATCGGGATATGATTGTCGCTGGGATTAGCCCGGAAACTTATacttttaatcttttgataCGTGCATTGTGTGATTCGGGTCGTTTGGAGGAGGCCCGGGAGGTGTTTGATAGAATGCCTGATAAGGGTTGTCCACCAAATGAGTTCAGTGTTGGGATTTTGGTTCGTGGGTATTGTAGAGCTGGGCTTGCTACCCAAGGCTTAGATCTTTTAAATGAGATAAGGGGTTGTAATGTCTTGCCCAACAGGGTTGTGTACAATACTTTGATATCTAGCTTTTGTAGAGAAGGTAGGACTGATGAAGCTGAGAGATTGgtagagaaaatgagagaggaTGGTCTGTTTCCAGATGTTGTTACTTTCAATTCTAGGATATCGGCCCTTTGTAAGGCGGGGAAAATACTGGAGGCTTCTAGAATTTTTAGAGATATGCAAATTGACGAACAATTGGGGTTGCCTCGACCAAACATTATAACGTATAATTTAATGCTGGAGGGGTTTTGCAAGCAAGGAATGCTGGAGGAAGCAAAGACCTTGTTTGAGTCTATGCAAAAGGTTGGTGATTTTGTAAGTTTGGAGAGTTATAATATATGGTTGTTGGGTTTGGCCAGGACTGGGAAGCTCTTAGACGCTCGGTTGGTTCTAAAAGAAATGGTAGATAAGGGCATTGAACCAAATATTTACTCATACAACATCGTGATGGATGGGCTATGCAAAAATGGGATGCTCTCTGATGCAAGAATGGTTATGGGCTTAATGATAAGTAGTGGGATTATCCCGGATACAGTAACATATAGTACTTTACTACATGGGTACTGCAGTAAGGGGAAGACATCTGAGGCCAATAATATTCTCCATGAGATGATCAGTAGTGGTTGTTTCCCAAATACCTATACTTGCAACATTTTGTTGCACAGCCTATGGAAAGAGGGGAGAACATCAGAAGCAGAGGAACTGCTAAAAAAGATGAACGAAAGACGTTATGGCTTAGATACTGTGACATGCAATATTGTGATTGATGGTCTATGTAATAGTGGGAAATTGGACAAAGCAATTGAAATTGTGAATGGGATGTGGACTCATGGAAGTGCTGCTCTTGGTAACCTAGGGAACTCATTTATAGGCCTAGTTGATGATAGTAATAAATGGAAGAGATGCATGCCTGATTTGGTCACCTACTCAACAATAATTGGTGAGTTATGCAAAGCTGGGAGGCTTGATGAAGCTAAAAAGAAGTTCACTGAGATGGTGAGGAAAAACTTGGTTCCTGATTCTGTGATTTATGATACTTTTATACATACTTTCTGTAAACAAGGAAAGCTATCATCTGCATTTCGAGTTCTCAAGGACATGGAGATAAAAGGTTGCAACAAGACCCTTCAAACGTATAACtcattgattttgggttttgggagtaaaaaccaaatatttgaaatatatgGGCTGATGGATGAGATGAGAGAAAGAGGGGTTCCTCCAAATGTTTTCACTTATAACAATATAATTAGCTGTCTTTGTGAAGGAGGAAAAGTGAAAGATGCCACCTCTCTTTTAGATGAAATGCTACAGAAGGGCATATCCCCTAATATATCTTCCTTTAGAATATTAATCAAAGCTTTCTGCAAGGTGTGTGATTTTGCAGTTGCAAAGGAGATATTTGAGATTGCTCTAAGTATATGTGGCAACAAGGAAGCGTTATATAGTTTGATGTTCAATGAGCTACTTGCTGGAGGGGAAGTCTCCGAAGCTAAAGTTCTGTTCCAAGCGGCATTGGATAGGACTTTTGATGTGGGGAACTTCGGGTACAAAGATCTTATTGACAGACTCTGCAAGGATGAAAAGTTAAACGATGCTAGTGGGATTTTACAGAAGATGATCAATATAGGATATGGATTCGATCCTGCATTATTCATGCCAGTGATTGATGGCTTGGGTAAAAGGGGAAACAAGCTTGAGGCTGATGAACTTGAAGAGAGGATGATGGAAATGGCCTCAGAAGGTAGGGTTGAAAATAAGGTTTATCGAAACCAGAAGGAGATAATCCAGGGAAAACCAAACAAGTATAAGAGAATTGATTGGCAGACCATACTTCACAG